Genomic DNA from Longimicrobium sp.:
CAAGCAGAAGCGCGCGCAGGCGCAGCGCCGCATCCACGAGACCATGGCCGGCCTGTCCGACACGTCGGCGTTCGAGACGTTCGAGCGGATGGCGCAGAAGATCGAGCACAACGAGCGCCTGGCCCTGGCCGCCGCCGAGGTGTCGGAGGAGCTCTCGGGAGACCCGCTGGAGCGGCAGTTCCGCGCGCTGGAGGCCGGCGGCAGCGCCGACGTGGAGTACCGGCTGCTGGAGTTGAAGGCCAAGGCCGGGCTGGGGCTTCCCCCGGGTGCCGGGCAGCAGGCCCTGCCGCAGGGGTCCGGCGCCCCTCGCCTGGGCGCCGGCCAGCCCGCCGCGCAGCCGCAGGACCTGTCGGTGCACGATGCCGAGCTGGTGGACGACGACGCGGGCGCGCACACGGCGGCCGAGCGCACCGCCTACGCGCCGCCGCCTCCCGGGGACGCGACCCAGGCGCACGGCGGCGGCAACCTGGCCGACGCCGACCTGGCCGCCCGCATCGACGCCCTCAACCGCGGCTGAGCGGGACGGAATCTGGATGCGAGTGGGCGTCACCCCTTGGCACCCGGCTCGTTCGTCTGATACCTTGCGCGGGACCGGCATCACGCCGGTCCCGCGCTTCGTTCGTACCGAAACTCCATGAGCTCCGCCGACCGACAGCAGAACGCTCCCCGGCCTTCGCCCTTTGCCGTGCTCACGGCGGCAGTGGCGGCGGTGCTGCTGCTGCTCTTCGTGTACAGCGTCGCGCAGGTGCTGCTGCTGTTCTTCGTGGCGGCGCTGTTCGCCCTCTATCTGGGCTCCATCATCGGCTTCCTGGAGGAGCGCGCGCGGCTGCCCCGGGCCGCGGGACTCCTCGTCGCCCTGGCGCTCACGGGGCTGTGGGCGTTCGCCGTGGGTTGGCTGGTGCTGCCGCCGGTGGCCCGGCAGACGCAGGCGCTGATCACCGCGCTCCCCGGGCAGATCCAGGTGTGGACGGGCAGCCTGCGCGAGCTGGTGGAGCGGTATCCCCTGCTCGCGGCCGTGCTGCCCCCCGAACGGCTGAACGCGCAGCTATCCACCGTTGCCGACAACGCGGGACGCTTTGCGGCGGGCATCTTTCCCGTCGTGTTCGACACGCTGCACTTCCTCATCAACCTGGTCAGCGTGATGGTGATGGGGATCTACATGGCGCTGCGCCCCGAGCTGTACCGCGAGGGCGTGGTGCTGCTCGCGCCGCCGGTGCACCGCGAACTGGTGCGCGACATCCTGGCGGACCTGGGCAAGTCGCTGCGCGCGTGGATCGGCGGGCAGTTCCTGGCCATGGTGTTCCTTGGCGTGCTCACCTGGATCGGGCTGGAGCTGCTGAACGTGCCATTCGCCCTGGCGTTCGGCGTGTTCACGGGCGTGGTGGTGATGGTGCCGTTCTTCGGCAGCCTGGTGTCGACGCTGCTCCCCGCCCTCTTCGTCCTGGGGATGGGGGGCGCGGTGCAGGCGTGGCTGGTGGTGCTGCTGGGCGTGGTGGTGCACCTGATCGAAGCCAACTTCGTGCACCCGCTGATCATGGAGCGGCGCGTGCACCTGCCGCCCGTGCTCACCATCCTGAGCGTGCTGATCATGGCGGAGCTGCTGGGGCCCATCGGCCTGCTGGTGGCGGTGCCGGTGCTGGCTTCGCTGATGGTGATCATCCGCCGGATCTACGTGCACCGGCTGCTGGAGGGAAAGGGCTTCCGCCGCTTCGTTCGCGACGCCCCCGCCGAGGTCCGCGTCCCCGAATCGGCCATGAGGCTGGATGGAGAGTCGGTGAGCATTCCGGCGATGCTCGAGCAGGCCGGTTCGGCGCCACGATAGTACGTGAGTGCGGAAGTGCGTGAGTGCGGAACCGATCGCCTCGCGCATCACCGCTCACGCACGGCCGGATCCAAACGCACTCACGCACTAACGCACTTCCCCGATGAATCACGACCTGACGACGTATCGCTACCTGGTGGTGGCCGAGGGGCAGTTCGGGCCGCTGACCAGCAAGACGGCCAACAGCGCCGTCCGCTTTCTTCCCGACCGGGTGCTGGGCGTGATGGACTCGCGCCTGGCCGGCAAGACGGTGCAGGACGTCCTTGGATTCGGGGGCGGCATTCCGGTCGTCGGAACGCTGGACGAGGGGCTGGCGCTGGGTCCCACCGCCCTGCTCATCGGCATTGCGCCGCAGGGGGGCGCGCTTCCGCCCGAGTGGCGCCCGATGCTGCGGCAGGCCATCGCCGCCGGGCTGCCCATCGTCGCCGGGCTTCACTCGCACATTGCCGACGACCCGGAGCTCGCAACCCTCGCGGCTGAGCGCGGCGTGCCCATCCACGACCTGCGCAAGCCGCCGACGGACCTGCCCGTAAGCAGCGGGCGCGCGCGGAACGTGGACGCGTACACCGTCCTCACCGTGGGCACGGACTGCAACATCGGCAAGATGACCGCCGGGCTGCACATCCGCGACGCGCTCACCCGTCGCGGGACCAGGGTGGGCTTCGCGGCCACGGGCCAGACGGGAATCCTCATCGAGGGATGGGGGATCGCGGTCGATGCCGTGGTCGCCGACTTCATCAGCGGCGCGGCGGAGCGGCTGGTGCTTCGGGCCGCCGAGGGGAACGACGTGGTGCTGGTGGAGGGCCAGGGCTCGCTGGTGCACCCGGGCTACTCGGGCGTCACCCTGGGACTGCTGCACGGGTCCATGCCCGACGGGATGATCCTGTGCCACCAGCCCACGCGCAGCTGCCCGTACGGCGGCGGCGGCGTGTACTCGTGGATGCCGCTGCCGACCGTGCCGGAGATGATCACCATATGCGAGAGCGCCATCGCGCCGCTGCGGCCCTCGAAGGTGATCGGAATCTCGCTGGTGACCTTCGACATGGATGAGGCCGCCGCACGAGACGCCATCGCGCGCACGGCGGACGAGACGGGGCTGCCGGTGACGGACCCGGTGCGCTTCGGCTCGGAGCCGCTGGCGGACGCCATCCTGGCCGCGGCCGCGCAGAAGCGCTCGGCTCTGCAGCCGGCCTGACGAGAAAACGAAAAGCCCCGCTGGATGGCGGGGCTTCT
This window encodes:
- a CDS encoding PspA/IM30 family protein, which codes for MGIFTKLKMLVRSNLNDLIAQAENPEKMLEQVIIDMREQQTRAKQEVALAIAEERKLKSQVDAEARQAQEWERRAMLAVQQGGDDLARQALMRQQEYAQRAQSMHETWQRQVADTEKVKDALRQLQVKIEEAQRKKNLLIAKQKRAQAQRRIHETMAGLSDTSAFETFERMAQKIEHNERLALAAAEVSEELSGDPLERQFRALEAGGSADVEYRLLELKAKAGLGLPPGAGQQALPQGSGAPRLGAGQPAAQPQDLSVHDAELVDDDAGAHTAAERTAYAPPPPGDATQAHGGGNLADADLAARIDALNRG
- a CDS encoding AI-2E family transporter yields the protein MSSADRQQNAPRPSPFAVLTAAVAAVLLLLFVYSVAQVLLLFFVAALFALYLGSIIGFLEERARLPRAAGLLVALALTGLWAFAVGWLVLPPVARQTQALITALPGQIQVWTGSLRELVERYPLLAAVLPPERLNAQLSTVADNAGRFAAGIFPVVFDTLHFLINLVSVMVMGIYMALRPELYREGVVLLAPPVHRELVRDILADLGKSLRAWIGGQFLAMVFLGVLTWIGLELLNVPFALAFGVFTGVVVMVPFFGSLVSTLLPALFVLGMGGAVQAWLVVLLGVVVHLIEANFVHPLIMERRVHLPPVLTILSVLIMAELLGPIGLLVAVPVLASLMVIIRRIYVHRLLEGKGFRRFVRDAPAEVRVPESAMRLDGESVSIPAMLEQAGSAPR
- a CDS encoding DUF1611 domain-containing protein, translated to MNHDLTTYRYLVVAEGQFGPLTSKTANSAVRFLPDRVLGVMDSRLAGKTVQDVLGFGGGIPVVGTLDEGLALGPTALLIGIAPQGGALPPEWRPMLRQAIAAGLPIVAGLHSHIADDPELATLAAERGVPIHDLRKPPTDLPVSSGRARNVDAYTVLTVGTDCNIGKMTAGLHIRDALTRRGTRVGFAATGQTGILIEGWGIAVDAVVADFISGAAERLVLRAAEGNDVVLVEGQGSLVHPGYSGVTLGLLHGSMPDGMILCHQPTRSCPYGGGGVYSWMPLPTVPEMITICESAIAPLRPSKVIGISLVTFDMDEAAARDAIARTADETGLPVTDPVRFGSEPLADAILAAAAQKRSALQPA